The genomic interval GAAGTGCTTGGTGTAGAGTTTACGTTGATTGTTGAGGCTGCCGGCTTTTTGGATCCGGAGGTGGACGTGACACGAGGTTTCgatggaggaaagatggcGGAAAGAGCAGCGTCTGTAGCAGCTTCTTTATCTTGGGGTTGTTTTGATAGCTGAGAAGTACTTTCGCCTACAAAAGACATTTTCTTCCCATCGCGAGATTTACGTATAGCCGCGAACGAactctctttcttctcctccggAGATCGAGAAGATGTAGACTTTAGTCCAAGGTCTTGAGTAAGATTCGTCAGATCAGATACGTCTTCCGACTTTGGTGGATTGCTGGACTTTTTCGGTAGGGGTTTTGGCAAAATTGGAGGGGTGAGGGGTCGTCGAGAGGGCTTCTGTAGCGCAATCAGCCATATCTAGAGCTGGACATAATGGAGAGGGGCgctaccttcttctcttgaTCCATTTTAGTCTTCATCTCCTGGAGCTCCTCCAACTCTGGCTTGACGGCCGTATTACTCTTATCTAATCGCAGCACTTCCTCCATATCTGTTTCCAATGTCTTATGTCAGTGCCACTTATTCATCAACTGATATTACGAACCGCTGAGagcctcttcaatcttttccAGGCCTTTCCTAGCAAGACCTCTTCTATACAACGCCTTGATATTGCTCTTACCCTTGGGTAAAGCGAGAGCAGATGTACAATCCCGTTCAGCATCATGATACCTGATGACAATTCTAGTCAATAATTGTTTGATGATCAAGCGAGTAACAGTTAAGCTCACTTTTCTAACTTGAGGAACGCTTGAGCTCTGTTGCAGTACGCTACCGGATCTTCCGGGTTGTAGATGACAGCGT from Cryptococcus neoformans var. neoformans B-3501A chromosome 9, whole genome shotgun sequence carries:
- a CDS encoding hypothetical protein (HMMPfam hit to TPR, TPR Domain, score: 68.0, E(): 2.5e-17); its protein translation is MAVQVDIPKSEASRAEGNTAFKKGKWVEAIGHYTNAVIYNPEDPVAYCNRAQAFLKLEKYHDAERDCTSALALPKGKSNIKALYRRGLARKGLEKIEEALSDMEEVLRLDKSNTAVKPELEELQEMKTKMDQEKKKPSRRPLTPPILPKPLPKKSSNPPKSEDVSDLTNLTQDLGLKSTSSRSPEEKKESSFAAIRKSRDGKKMSFVGESTSQLSKQPQDKEAATDAALSAIFPPSKPRVTSTSGSKKPAASTINVNSTPSTSALPPLPTSLDTTSTSPGAGLSLLRYFTSSPTYNFSLLSLYPAENIPIILGTLLEPDTLGFLLLALDEGASKGTETDKENVKKILEGLRQTKRWKMNIGMLSTDEKKAGENAWKSCGGIGSWI